A single Candidatus Aegiribacteria sp. DNA region contains:
- the murA gene encoding UDP-N-acetylglucosamine 1-carboxyvinyltransferase yields MSNPPPDSYIVEGGKPLYGVLKPCGSKNAALPILAACLLTGSDVTLHNLPDIRDVRAMLSLLESIGVSISRLSSGSLRLNASSINPDNIDIATCREIRASILLAGPLTARTGRVKLPPPGGDIIGRRRLDTHFLTLEQMGADVSFSSRMLSFSAERLTGKFIFLDEPSVTATENAIMAATLAEGETVIYNAACEPNVQDLANMLTSMGAGITGIGTNRIVISGSSTLLNGTEHTIVPDHIEIGSFIGLAACCGGVVRIPDVPSNIINPTMNGFSRLGVSTDTDGEYLVIDGTRKLEVQPDRGGSIPTIYDAPWPGFSPDLTSTAVVVATQSSGTSLIFEKMFESRLFFVDKLVSMGAAIIQCDPHRVVVSGPSRLHGTDVSSPDIRAGMALLTAALCAEGTSIIRNVHQIERGYENLVFRLKDLGASITAGPSYESH; encoded by the coding sequence ATGAGCAATCCTCCCCCTGACAGCTATATAGTTGAGGGGGGAAAACCACTATACGGAGTCCTGAAGCCCTGCGGCAGCAAGAACGCTGCTTTACCGATTCTGGCTGCCTGCCTTCTGACGGGCAGTGATGTTACGCTGCACAATCTTCCAGATATTCGCGATGTGAGAGCAATGTTATCACTCCTTGAAAGTATTGGCGTTTCAATCAGCCGTCTGAGTAGCGGATCCTTGCGTTTGAACGCTTCCAGCATTAACCCTGACAACATCGACATCGCAACCTGCAGGGAAATCAGGGCTTCAATTCTTCTTGCCGGACCCCTGACTGCAAGAACAGGCCGCGTCAAACTGCCTCCTCCCGGAGGCGATATCATCGGAAGACGCAGGCTTGATACTCATTTCCTCACACTTGAACAGATGGGAGCTGATGTCAGCTTTTCCAGCAGGATGCTGTCTTTCTCGGCAGAGAGGCTCACCGGGAAGTTCATTTTTCTTGACGAACCTTCGGTTACAGCCACCGAGAACGCGATAATGGCAGCAACACTTGCGGAAGGTGAAACGGTAATCTACAACGCCGCCTGCGAACCCAACGTTCAGGACCTCGCGAATATGCTCACTTCAATGGGAGCCGGAATAACAGGTATTGGAACCAACCGGATCGTTATATCCGGGTCAAGTACTCTTCTTAATGGAACAGAACATACAATAGTACCGGACCATATTGAAATAGGCAGTTTTATCGGGCTTGCCGCATGCTGCGGAGGAGTGGTTCGGATACCAGATGTACCCTCGAATATCATAAACCCCACCATGAACGGATTTTCCAGACTGGGCGTATCAACCGATACCGATGGAGAATACCTCGTAATTGATGGCACACGGAAGCTGGAAGTACAACCTGACAGGGGCGGTTCGATCCCCACAATCTATGATGCGCCCTGGCCGGGGTTTTCTCCGGACCTGACAAGCACCGCGGTAGTGGTGGCAACCCAGTCAAGCGGAACATCACTTATTTTTGAAAAGATGTTTGAAAGCAGGCTTTTTTTCGTTGACAAGCTTGTTTCTATGGGTGCAGCTATTATACAGTGTGATCCTCACCGCGTTGTTGTTTCAGGACCCTCCAGGCTTCATGGAACTGACGTTAGCAGCCCGGATATAAGAGCAGGTATGGCTCTTCTCACAGCAGCCCTTTGCGCGGAAGGTACCAGCATTATCCGAAACGTACACCAGATCGAGCGCGGTTACGAGAATCTGGTGTTCAGACTTAAGGATCTCGGTGCAAGTATAACCGCAGGGCCAAGTTACGAAAGTCACTGA